tctgtacaaaaaaaaaaaaaaaaaaagattcccagaaaaaaagcaaaaactttgACTTCCCCATTAAAAAGTTCATTCTCTAATTCTACAGATACCAAGAAAAAGAcgatgtattttaattttacagtgaaaaaaaaccacaatctCAAAGCAAGCACCTGGGTTTTACTTCAgcttataataatttaatatgccTGAGAAATTTTGTGCAAATACATGTCATCTTTAATGAAAAATATGCATAGCACTTTGGAAAAAGTTTAGTTGCAACtaactttacttacaaaaaaacGTACAGACATAAATACACAACATTCCCTAATTCCTATTGATTGCACTTCTGGTTTAACCTCTTCCAGTCTCCAAGGAAATTTGAAAGCCATGTAATTATGTTCATATTTCTTGGCCACTGTACttatctaaataaaatattttgaaaacaagttTCCTTGGTTCCAACTTACccatattttccttcttaaagGACATCATTATCCCCCAATTCATGTTGTTTTTTGGGAGGTgttgtataaaaatacaaatttaaaaatgaatttttattaatcACAAATACAAAAGGAATTTGGGTGGTTTGGGCTCCCAGTGGCTCAAAGGcttgaaaacagaaagcaaaaagagaGTCTCCACTATTCTGAttttatgaaaaagataaaattcctTTCTTGCTAACGCTGTGTACATACCATTTGATGGATATGTAATTTATCCAGACATTAACAGGGTAAAACATAAAAGCATCTTCCTTGTCTCAGTAACAGACAGGGCTTACCTCAGCAACCCTGCAGTACAGCTTTTTATAGGCAATGGTCAAggcttctccctttttcttcccatctcctAACCTGGGTTCTTCCTGCTTTTGTTTACTAGGAATAAATGTTCTAGCAAGTTTAGTATCTCTGGCATATTTCGGTATTACTGAATTTATTGTCtagtcactttttattttcaagatagGAACATTCAACTGAAGGAGTATATtaaacctttcttccttttctgcctccAAACACTCATGACTCATTCATCTATACTTGCAATTTATTAGACCTCATTCATTAGGGGCTCATCTCAATTCTGTTTCCATTCTTCCACTTCCCCTTTCCACATTCACAATCCTTCTGCAACATTCCTTATCTCTCAGTCAGACCAGACTACATGTATCAGTGCAAATCTATCCTTCATGTGCTAATTTGTTTAAGAGATCAGTTAATTGCTGAACTTCAGTCTTCCTTCAGGACATCCATTTTTGGCGAGGATGTGCATACAGGCGTGCCAAAGCTACCCATCATGACTGGAAGACTCTGATTCCTCCTCAGTCCACTCAATAAATTGctacctgaatttaaataaatagcagAGTCTGGTCTTTGAAGACCAATTTCTGCCTCTCggcttcttccattttcctgtgCATTAGGGGTTTTGATTACTCTGGCTATCCCCAGTCTCTTCAGCCTGTCCACTAAGTTCATCTTCAACTGGCCAACATCAGGAGGGTTCCGGGAAGGTCTCAAACCATACATCTCCTGGAGGAATGTTTCAGCTGGTCGGGAGGCCAAAAAATTTTCAGAGAGATGCACTCGAGGCTCAAAGGGTAAAGGAGAAGGGCAGGGTGAGTGAGATGGTGAATTTGGTGGTGTGGAAGGAATAGCCAGGGATTTGGGGACAGGCTGGAAGATGGCGTTCTCTGAAATTGGGCTGTGATACACTTTAGCAGAAATGCCTCGTTCCTGTAGAAGTTTGGCCAAGCTCATGGTGCTGCTGAATGTTATAGTAGAATCTCGTCTGTTGGTAATAGATTCACCAATGCTGAGTCTATAGGACATAGCAGGAGAATTCACCGCTGTGTTTGATGAACTGCTACCAGTACTTCCACAGGATAATGAAGGGAACCCAgaactttgaaaagaaagaaagaaagaaagaaagaaagaaagaaagaaagaaagaaagaaagaaagaaagaaaaaagaggtttaaaaataaaagtaatttctaaACAGCATTTAAAGTAATCACATTAGTTATCCACAGTAAATATAGAGGCACAGGCAATGTATCAATAACAAAAACTCTGTGGAAAGATCTGAAGAGTAAGACTTTTGATGTTACTTCAATGACTGGTtaattatttgtaatttgtaaCAATGAAACATACTTCTTTTCATAGGTTATGAAAAAGTTTACTGTACTCTaactttattcttaaattttaattcaaaatatatatttttgggaaTATGACTAAATTTtatgatagaaataaaagaaattagggcacctgcgtggctcagtcagttaagtgtctgacttggctcaggtcatgatctcacggttcgtgagtctgatccctgcgtcaggctctgtgctgacagctcagagcctggagcttgcttcggattctgtgtcaccctctctctctgctcctcccctactcactttctctctctctctctctctctctctctctctctctctctctctctctctccctccctccctccctccctcaaataaataaacatttaaaaaaagtttaaaaaaaaagaaataaaagaaattaaaatattagtcattcattggttgatgaccatttgggctctttccataatttgcctattgttgaaagcactgttataaacattggggtacatgtgcccttatgaatcagcactcctgtatcctttggataaattcctagttgtgctattgctgggtcgtagggtgattctatttttaattttttgaggaacctccacactattttccagagcagctgcaccattttgcattcccaccagcagtgcaagagggttcctgtttctccacatcctcaccagcatctgttgtttcctgagttgttaattttagccactctaaccaacgtgaggtggtatctcaatgtggttttgatttgtatttccctgatgagcatcttttcatgtgtatgttagctaattgacaataaatgatatttaaaaaataaataaatagacaataaattatatttaaaaatatttcatagaatttACCTGTggagctgaaaataaaataaataaaataaaattgaaagcaaaaaaactttaaaatattaaaggaagtaaatttcagaaatttttacTACTATATCCATTCTATAAAGTGAAAGACACCAGAGACAACaatccataaataaataattctctaACCTTTTAGAAAATACAATCTTTTATATTAAACCTAAGACGCTCTtctaaagagaaatttatttccttttaatctttcaattttatattactaaaaactaataaaagttGAAATGATTAAACTtccatttttggggcgcctgggtggcttagtcggttaagcgtccgacttaagctcaagtcatgatctcatggttcatgagttctagcccgtgttgggctttgtgctaacagcttggagcctggggcctgcttcagattctgtgtccccctccctctctgcccttcctctgctcatgctctggctctctctctcaaaaataaataaacattaaaaaaaaaatattttttaaatgtccgtTTTCAAGAATGTTAATTCCAAACAAAAGTAGTATAAGGATACCCATGGAACAAATGTTTCTTAACCTTGACTTAGAACATATgtttcttggaaaataaaaataattaaaagctttAACAACTATTAGaaactttcttattttatgttttgttagaaaggaagaaaaaaactaagaaatcaTGTACTCGAGGAAATGGTGATAGAATGGAGAAGCGACTTCTGTAGACAATTTTCCTCCCTTAAGCAAATGTTACCAGTATTTAATAGACAAactttcacttaacataaaatACTCAGTATATCAAGGTAACAAAATTCTAATGATTatgaacaaaattattaaaattcataatttattaaTGAACTTTCTAAAGTACCAACtagtataaaagaaataaactaaaaacatattTGGCTTCTTGATTAAACAAGTCCAACTAAGAATCTCTAATAGGATGCCATCTACAGACTATTCCTAGTTTTCCACCTCCCTGTCCCTACTTTACTGTAGAACTGCCAGTCCTTTCCCAAACTGTACACTTCATATGATGGTATCAACTTGTATTGAGAGTCTTCCCAGGAACCAATTCTATAAACTTGTTATCTTGTTGACTAtaagaacaaagtagaaaaattgCACATATGCCTGTTCATTACAGACTTATACTGAGGTCTTTATTGGATGAAAGCCAAATGCTTTGCGAAACAATTGATTTGCTCTTACATACCTTGTAAATCATAATCTTATTTCCCTCTACAATGGCAGCTAGAAAGTTAAGACTCAGATACATGGTTCACACTAGCAAGTATATAAGACTTTATGTTACAACTTGTATACTAATTTTATTCTATCCATTTTATATCCTTACCTTTGATTcctctttgcttcatttttctcctctacttCTAGTTAACATTATCCCTGCAATGTTCTCTATACCTTTGAAAAGTACCTTCAATTCTTTTGGGAATTGGTGGGCCAGAAATAGCAGCAATATGGCTGAATAAGATCCCTCAATTATGTGTTAGAATATTCATGTTCTAGCCTGTGTAGTAAATAATTTGGCCTTGCCCAAAGGGTTCTGGCCTTTGCCCTCAAGCTTCTGGAAAGTAATCTATGCCATGTCTGATAGAAGTGTCTTTGCTCAGGATGAAAGCTGGCCACACTAGATCTTGGGGTGAGCCTGGCCACACCCAATAGTTTTAGGGAGGGGACTAGCCATGCCAGAGAGAACAACCATGTGGTTTAAGGTGGGGACTTTAGGTCACTGGATCTGGAAGTGAGCTCAATGGGTAATCAATCAATGggtaatcaatcaatcaaccaatagACTATGCACTAAAGCCTCAATAAAAAATTTGGACACTGAGGCTTGGGTAAGCTTCCCTAGTTGGCAATATTCTGCATGTACTATCACACATCGATGCTAGGAAAGTAATAAATCCTAAGGACAAGGGAAACTTTTCATGTGGAACCCTCCCAGACTCTGACCTATTATATCTCTTCTTTTGGCTAATTTTAACCTATATCCATTCCCAGTAATAAATAGCAGCCATGGGCATCATGTTTTCAGAAagttctgtgagtccttctagcAAATTATGAAACCCGAGAATGGTTCTGGGAACCCTGTGAACTTGCAAGTGGTGTCAGAAGTGAGGGGAGTCTTGTGCTGAGGACTAGTCCCTCAAATCTTAGAGCTTGGCTTACTCTGGGCTGCAGTTGGGTCATTTGCTACCTTTCTGACTTGGACCAGTTACCTAGactttctctgtctcagttttTCCACTTACACAATACATACTCACTTGCCCTGCCACTTTGAAGAGTTACAATGATCAAAGGAGAAGATACAATGTGAAAATATCCTAAAGACAAATGATCATAgaacattaattaaaaatctGAGATTTacatgaaagtaattttaaaggtaaattcatgaaaacaaagttttcaaaaggaaagaaattttagGCCTCAAATTGCCCAGACCCCTTACCTGGGGGTAACCTGAGTGATATCAGAAGGATGCAATATCCTACAGGTAGTGAAGGTGAATGTCGAGTTTGTGCATGACAGACACTTTCCTGGGTTTGAAGTTGCAACTGAAGTAGAGATTtttgtggaatcaaaaaaaattgaaagactaGGTTAATAATGTAAGACGTTCATCACTATTAATAATATAGCATTAATCAAGGGTATTTTGTACAAAAACCACtaaatttggaaatgaaatatacatattGTATTAGTATCACCTGGCTAGTACATAGTTGAATCCTTCAATACtttaaaactgtaatttaaagggattaaaaatagcttggaaataagaaaaaaacacattctgaAAAAGTACATTaactcccccgcccccaacatcCCAAACAACATCTAGTCAGTTCAATCTTTCTAGTCAAACTActccagcagttctcaaagtgtggtttgcAGATCCTTATGGGAATCCACAGGTCAAAACTACTTTCATAGCAACCCTAAGATGCTATTTGCCTTTTTGACTGGGTTGGCATTTGCATGGTTGGTACAAAAGCAATGGTGAGCAAATCTGCTGACACCTTAGCACAAATCAAGGCAATGGCACCAAGCTATGTGAATATTTTTCACTGTTGTTCACCCaccatagcaaaaaaaaaaaaaaaaaaaaaaaaaaaaaaaaaaaaaaagcagccagaTTCACACAAGAACGTCtttgatgaagcagtaaaaacTACTTATTAAATCTTGACCCTTGTATCCTAAATTCTGTATGATTAAATGGGAAGTTAGTATTAAGCACTCTGCTGCATACCAAGATACAATGGTCATCTAGAGGAAAAAGCACATGGGCAATTGAGTTGAAATTTTCTCATGGAACACCATTTTTAACTGAAAGAACAACTAACAAACTAGTTATTCAGACTTGGCTATGTGGCAGAAATTTTCTTGGAAATGAAGGTAGTGAGcctgtctcttcaataaataaaaatagcttataGGATTTGCTGTCACTTGcactttcaagtgaaaattcaAGTTTTGCAGAACTTATATCCATCCCTGGGAGCTTTAAAGCTTCATAATAGTAAAAGACTTATCTGATGACATAGGTGGTGATAgtaatgtaattttaatatattatataatgaaatatgttaACATTTAGAGATGTGCATAACTCAGagaaccaatattttccaaatgactagTGCATGAAGTTATAAAATCATGCATGGGTAAAAGATGCATTCAAAGTGTAGGATAGACCAACAGACTTTAATGTAACAAAGTATGATAGGTTTTTGGATTCCATATTGCTACAAAGAAACTGCTACTTATCAAGTTTTGGTGTAATatcaaaaaaatattcacaaacacCTGAAGGGGTTATTAAAATACTCTTTCCTTTCATACCTACACCTCTGTGTGAGcctgcattttctttatattcttcaaGCAAAGCAACATACTATAATAGACTGAATGTAGAAGCTGTATGAAAATCCAGATATTTTCTTTCAAGCCATAAATTAGAGGCTTACAAAATTGTAAAACAATACCTTCTCACTATGTAAAGGAAAGAgctatttttcataaaacataCTATTTGTGTTAgcatgtaattattatttttaaatgagttaataaatatttttataatttctcagtTTTGATTTCTCACAtggtaaatatcaatagatacaaTTCACAAAGACAAGCTCTCTggaattctcaattttttttaaggatgtaaAGAGATCCTGAGCTCAAAAGGTTTATGAACCACTGACTGAATtgatctttctctctgcccaatCTACTTATGCAGGCTGGTTAAGAAGTAGAATGAGAAGGGCCACTATTGCTAtagatttctattttcttatgttAAAGACTGAGTACATTCCAGTTAGATTTAAATCAAGGTAGTCACGCGACCATACCGTTAAGTCAGAATGCAAAATTATTGGACTACATTCACCAAGCACTATTCTTACCTGTAACTGGACCACTAGCTGAAGTAATGGGTGGAAGGAAGATTCCTGTTACTGGCTTGGATATTGAAGGGTTCTGTTCCACTTGAAAAGTGATACCTTCCTCTTCATCCTCTTCTAAATCTGAGAGGTGATAGATGGCATCCTTCGGCAATTGGGTAAAGCCTTTAGTGATGACACCTGGTCGTGGGTCAAGAATGGTTCCTAAATTTGGTTGAGCAAGCTGCTGCCAGTGGTGCAAAGTTTGTGATCCTGAACGTGCAAggccaacaaacaaacaaacaaacaaacaaaacaacaaggtATGCTTTAAATTTCCCAACAAGTATTCAATCTTGACACAGAGGCTAAAATTATAATGTGTGAAATATTAAGGCTAACAATAAAACTACTTATTCGGTCTTAATGTTTTGGTAAAATTTGTATGAAGTTCTCTGTGGAAGACTGACAAGATGCTAAAGGTATGAACAATAATCTTTCAATTTcaaaagttaactttaaaaaggaCACCTAAAGCAGGGGTGAAAAAGTCAAGGCAGCACCCTTGAGAGGAACTAGGATGCTGAGGTAGTGATGAGAAAGAAGATATGCACCTCAGAGGTGGGGCTGTATTTTCCCAGGTGAACAAAAATCAATACTTTCTTGGCTTGAAACTACGCTTATGAACTTTGAAGTCAAAAGCCAGGCTCCTACATTAAAAGACACCTgaatttcagtgttttgttttattttttgtattcttcccCATCCGGCTCATGACTCTCCTTTCCCCAGGCTCTTCAGGCAGAGTAGGAAAGTGAAGGAGATGCTAAAAGGAAGATATATCCCTATGGTTCTTATCTATGAACTCTGGCAAATGACCATCCCAAGCACCTGCACGAGATGCAATGTCTAATTATGTCACTACAGACATTTCATCCTAAGGGGGCAACTCTGACAAATACCTGAACTGATCATTAATGAATAAAACTAACTTATAGAACCTTTGAGTTTGAGGGTTCCTTATAGATTACCAACTCAAAATTTTGTCTAATGCAGACTCTTTTATGATAATAACAGAATCATTTGAAGGTAATCAATATtccataaaacaaatttattttgaattcaaattctatcttaggagagaacaaaaactgaaaagaaattagcaaaaactggaaaaacaaaaccatgcaaCCCAGACACACACATCTCTAAGTAAATGACACTTCCTCGGTAAGGAACTCTTTTTTTGAATAGAAAGGTAGAGATAAAGTATTACacctatattattttcatttatttattatatcccGTTTGTTTTACCATGAAAACTGCCATCAATGATATTTCTTAGCTAAGGACAAAAGAAAAGACTGCTCTTTCTCCatcacatttatattaaaaaaatactgatgaatGATGATGGGAGAATGCAGATCTCTGCACACACTTTTTCCACAAAGTACTATAATACACTGTCACACAAATGAGGTTTAGGGATAATAAAAGTATCTCTTGTACATAGTCTTCTTATAATTACAATACAAGGTTTAattccaggaaaaggaaaggcTAATAACCAACAGGGCTTACAAATGGCCCTTATTGATTTATTACCTTCAAGGGGCTTGACAATTTGTAATTTCTCAGGCATAAAACCTCGAAGGCAACTGGCACTGCTGAGGTCTGTGATCTCTGACTGGTCGGTGCACAGAGAGGCAAGGCTCTCTGTGGGGGTGCCACAGCCACTAACCCCTTCTTTCTGGTCAGCCAGAACCTGGATCTTCCGTTCCCATTCTTCAGCAAAGAACTGCTTCTCACTTAAGTAGTTCTGTCGCCGCAGACTAAGGCGATGCAGTGCTGTAGCCAAATCACTATCTTCAGAGGGTCCTGGTTGACCCAGCTTCTGAATGTTCCTGTGGGAAAATCATTCACTGATTAGATCTGTAAGGGTAAGGTTGAGAAGCACAACCTAGACTTCTCTTTTCTACAATAGTGAATGTTTGAGAAACTGATTaaattcaaagcatttttttcctaGATATCAAAGTGTTTTTCTTAGGTGTCaataatacagaaataataacaataaaccaAAATCACTAATACTACATGTCATTTTTTATGGATCATTTCAAGCAActtcagataaataaaaacatactggTTATTATGTGGTGTTtactaatttttctatttcacttaaaatttttttggagtacaattaacatacaatgttacagtagtttcaggtgtataatatattGATTTGAGAACTATaaacattactcaatgctcaccatgataagtatagtCACTTACTTATGAAACTACGGATATGACTATATAAATTGAGTTCAGGtagccagaaaaataaacattatcacattgcattgaatctataaaaCCATTGATTGCAAGAGgtaccattattttatgtactactaagaaagaaaaaatgcaaccCATTAAACTATGACATGCCATTAACTGCAAAacaaacaatttcaaaatataaaatgtgaaaaaatttgCTTTAGGCCATGTAATCCTCCACGAATATtgtagaacatttaaaaaaaaacccaagatttGTAAATACTATATTTTCATAGTTCTGTAAACACATTTGTTCcttttgcatatttttgaaaTCGGAGGTATCTAACAATTGATATCAAAAGAAAGAGTAGCAAGCCAAACTGTAGTTGCTCCTGGCTACTCTATGTGAATTCACAGAGATCTGATTGTTGATCTCTTCCTAAGGTAACTATGATCAACGACACAGTATTGACACACAAAGCTACTGTAGGTACAAACTGAAATACAATAGAAAACCCAGGAtgagaaatctttctttcttttgaaacacaaatatttttatttttgaaccaAAGTGTATCCATGGACCAAATCTGTAGTTTACAGAAATGTGACCCTACAACAGTGTGATGTGACCAATACCTTCATGTGGAGTGACCCTGGGCAACCTACATAGTGAGTTGAGCCTCACTTCCCTCAACTGTAAATTGAAAAGGTATAGTACCTACACTACAGGGTTGTTGACAGTATTAAATAAGATTTAGCTCCTAGTCCACAATGAGGATTCAGTAATGGTAAAaacaccaccactaccaccaccaccactactactACTGATAGCAGCTAATACTTGTTGGGTATTTGGTATGTCCTAGGATAGATTTCTGCATTAGGAAGATTTCTCTCAGGTACAAAATACCTATCTTTCGAAAGCCTTCAGGTGAATTTCCAGTAGTGCTGTTTAATTTCTAGTTATTTATAATTCAATAAGATGAATTAATGAAAGCTGGAAAAAGTCTAAGTTTAAACAAATAGGAAGTTAAGAGCAACCTACTTTTCCTCAATAGGTATTCAAGTTTATTGTTTATCCTAAAGGCACCAAAGCAGTTGAGATTATGAGCATGGGTTATGAGAAAGTGTCACTGATGCTATATGCATCAGTGCCAATGACCAAACAGATTCAAAAAAATCTGACTTAGAACATGAAGATTTAGATTCAAACTTTGCCACACTGAAGAAGAAAGTAGTAAAGAATTTTACACTTCAATGCAACTTCTGTTTTGAATATACTTAATTAAGTGTAGCCTTTTTACTCCAAAAACTTTTATGAAGTCAATGATCCGTCTTACAAATAATGCTATTGGGCATCATTACTGAATGAAAACTGACAGTTCCAGAAATTCCTTGGAATAGCACAGAACAATGCTGGAATATAAGTATGGGCATCTGGTATGTCAATGCCATAAGAAATACATGATAACTGCCATGATCCATATTTCTTACTCTGAAACCTCTTCTGAGTTGCCCCCCTGGTTCAGGAGGGTTTTGTCCTCTGTTTGTTGCAAACCAGACTCAAAAGGTTTTGCTGTCATGATGACACTTGAACGGTTGGACCCTGGAATGGGCAGCAGAGTTGGGAATGGGATAGAGCGGCCCCGTGTGTCATTGGCAACCTTGACAGTATCAAATACCCGTTTCTGTTGGGCTCTGTCAAAAAAGAAGTAGTATTCATTATTGCCACTGTCTACCACTGGAGTGCTTTAGAAAAGAGACACGCGTGTACAattcattgaaaataaaactaccccGACTAGCCTctaaattttaagagaaattattGGAAAATAAGCTTCAGAACAAGAGAACACTCTCACAAATGTGAGCACTATTGAGCCTtggggctcaattggttaaatgtctgactcttcatttcagctcaggtcatgatctcatggttcgtgagattgatccccacatcagactctgcactggcagtacaaagcctgcttgggattctctctccctctctctttctctctgcctctcccctgcttgcctgctctctctctaataaataaacatttaaaaaatatgtaaaaaaaaccccaaatgtcaGCACTATGAGAAAAAAACTGAATACTAAGCAGATTTACAACTGAATTCTCAAAATACCTATCACTTTGGATTGTGGCTTCTTTTTAATTCCATCCCAGTGCCTGGGTAACAATACATGTGATTGTACTTACTTTTGTTTGAAGAGAGAAGATTCCTCATCCAAACTCAACTTTTTACGCATGGTCCCCTCAATCTCAGCTGCCAGGGATTCCTAAGAAAAAGAGTGTGAGATTCCTATACTGATTATGTAAGAAGACGGTTAGGAGAAATGGGTTATCCTTACATGAATTAACAGAGTCTCCAGGGTCCAATACTTTTGGtgttaacaataaaagaaaacacaagaaaataggCACAGgccaaaatgcaaagaaaaaaaaagaggcattttgGAAATGTAACTTTTAAACAAGAACCAACTTCTTTTTCATGATATCTTTTTACAGGCGAGCAGTGGGAAAAACCAATATGATAAACAGAATATATTACCTACGTAgacacaaaaaaccaaaagatCTGAACGGCTATAAACCAAGATGCCAATAATAATTCTCTGGAAGTCAGGATTTGACAGtatttcacaatttctttttgcttctctgtaaTCTCTAACTTTTCTATAATAAAcatgtatggcttttataatgTAGACAaatcattaaaggaaaaataagcaagttttccttttccctggTCAGAGATGAGGATTCAACTGGCATGAGTGCCATGCTCGGTGAGGCTGGGCTGACAATGGCTAGAATTGGAGATACTGGTGTGAactcatgtttttaaatacatgtagacagatgaacataaataTGGATTGGAACATAGATATGGATGTGTTTCAGTGGGTGTATGCatgaacatacatatattttctagctCTATCTGCTGAGAGGGACTAGAAGTAATGATACTCTAGTGGCAATGGATACACAGGACCCAGATCTTGAATTCTAAATATCATTCCTCATTAAAACTAACCAGacctccttggagaaatggttgacTCCAGGACTGGGACAGGAAAAGGGCAAGATGAACTTAAAGGAGATCATGCTGGCCATATCTGGGACAATttaagtatcaaaataaaaattagtaataatggACTGTAATCCATTGACTAAAATAGGAAGAGTCCATACGGACATaactaaatgaacaaatgaataaataaatgagacagaaAGGTTCTGACAAAAAAATGTTgattaataaatgttgaaaaaatgatGGAATTAGAAAGTCACCATTTGGCAATCATCTTAGTAAAAACTGAGTCAGATATGAACCATCCCTAGGTGTTAAAATTAGCAGATAAAAGTTTGCTGAGAAAAACAGGATATTTAAATAGGTCTTAAAGTATCTTCCCACAAAATAGTAACTTTGATCACTTGGCTAAGGTAGCATCTGCCAATTTTCATCATTGTAAAGTTAATTAGCAACATTAATTTAATTAGTTATCAATTAACATTAACTTTAGAATAGAAAAAGTTGGCAGACACTACCTTAACTTAGTAAAGTTAATTTAACATCATCAGTAATGGGATAAATAGACAATGTGAGCCTCCTATTACAGTGTACTGAGAAGAACATGGCATtatttctgccaaaaataaattgcctgaatctaatcatgaggaaacattagacaaacccaaactgaggacATGCTACAAAGGTAATGAAAGGCATGTAAAACAGGCCTTTTGAAACAACCAAAT
This Lynx canadensis isolate LIC74 chromosome C1, mLynCan4.pri.v2, whole genome shotgun sequence DNA region includes the following protein-coding sequences:
- the TRAK2 gene encoding trafficking kinesin-binding protein 2; its protein translation is MSQSQNAIFTSPTGEENLMNSNHRDSESITDVCSNEDLPEVELVSLLEEQLPQYKLRVDSLFLYENEDWTRSPHQQQHASDALSPVLAEETFHYMILGTDRVEQMTKTYNDIDMVTHLLAERDRDLELAARIGQALLKRNHVLSEQNEALEEQLGQAFDQVNQLQHELSKKDELLRIVSIASEESETDSSCSTPLRLNESFSLSQGLLQLDMLQEKLKELEEENMVLRSKACHIKTETITYEEKEQQLVNDCVKELRETNAQMSRMTEELSGKSDELIRYQEEISSLLSQIVDLQHKVKEHVIEKEELRLHLQASKDAQRQLTMELHELQDRNMECLGMLHESQEEIKELRSRSGPAAHLYFSQSYGAFSGESLAAEIEGTMRKKLSLDEESSLFKQKAQQKRVFDTVKVANDTRGRSIPFPTLLPIPGSNRSSVIMTAKPFESGLQQTEDKTLLNQGGNSEEVSENIQKLGQPGPSEDSDLATALHRLSLRRQNYLSEKQFFAEEWERKIQVLADQKEGVSGCGTPTESLASLCTDQSEITDLSSASCLRGFMPEKLQIVKPLEGSQTLHHWQQLAQPNLGTILDPRPGVITKGFTQLPKDAIYHLSDLEEDEEEGITFQVEQNPSISKPVTGIFLPPITSASGPVTVATSNPGKCLSCTNSTFTFTTCRILHPSDITQVTPSSGFPSLSCGSTGSSSSNTAVNSPAMSYRLSIGESITNRRDSTITFSSTMSLAKLLQERGISAKVYHSPISENAIFQPVPKSLAIPSTPPNSPSHSPCPSPLPFEPRVHLSENFLASRPAETFLQEMYGLRPSRNPPDVGQLKMNLVDRLKRLGIARVIKTPNAQENGRSREAEIGLQRPDSAIYLNSGSNLLSGLRRNQSLPVMMGSFGTPVCTSSPKMDVLKED